The genomic window GTAGCCCTCACCGGCAGCCCCCAGGCCTACCTCCGGGGGCTGGCCAAGGTGGTGCGCTTCGGCGGTGGCTGGCGGTTGCCGCAGCTCACCACCGCCGGCGCTTCTTCGGCCACCGGAGCGGATCTTCGGCAGCGCATCGCCTTGTTGCGCCGTGGTGAGGGAGAGAACGCCTCCCGTCTGCGCTCGTGGCTGCGGTCCTCGCTGCATTGGGGGGCGGTGACCGCCGGCACGGTGCTGTTGTTGGGCTCGTCGTTGTTCTCCGGTCCGCTGTGCGCGGTGGACGCTCCGGCGCGCATCCTCTCCCGCACCGCCGCCCAGGTCTTCTCTTCCAGCGGCGCCTTCCCCGGCGGTCCGGCGGTCTCCGGGGCCGCTTCCGAGTCGACCCTCGACGGCTGCCCCCAAAGCCACCACCAAGCCGGCGCGGTCAAATATTGCGAGTCGGCGTCGGAGCGCTAGGCGCTCGGCCGGCTGCTAGAGAGGTGGGCTCCTAGAGCCCTTCCACCACTTCCCGCAGCATCGACTGGACCTGCTCGGCGACCCGCCCGAGGTGCGGATTGTCCACGGCCTGCATGGAGGCCACCGGGTCGATGGCGGCGACCTCCACCTTGCCCTCGCCGCGGTCCTGGACGATGACGTTGCACGGCAGCATGGCGCCGATGCGGTCCTCCTCCTGGAGGGCCTGATAGGCCATGCCGGGGTTGCAGGCGCCGAGGATGCGGTAGGGCCGGAAGTCCACGTCCAGCTTCTTGCGCAGCGTTGCCGCTACGTCGATTTCCGTCAGCACTCCGAAGCCCTTGGCCGCCAGGGCCTGGGTGACGTGCTCGACGGCGGCGTCGAAGGGCATTTCCAATTCGCGGTGAAACGTATAGCTCATCGATGGATCCTATTCTCGAACCTTGAGGGCTCGGAGGAAGGTGATCATGGGGCACCAGCCGGTGAACGCCGACTGCAAGAGGTTGAGCCCCACGAAGGCGGTGAAAAGGAAGAAGCCCGGGTGCACCCAATAGCCGAGGGCTACCGAGAGCAAAACGAAGAACCCGGCGATGGCGCGCAGATATTCGTTCAGATTCACGATGGTTCTCCTGGGTTGTTGTCATTGTCCATCGCCGGCGCGGCGGAGGGGATGTCGACCACCTTCTCCACGCCGACGGTCT from Acidobacteriota bacterium includes these protein-coding regions:
- a CDS encoding DUF302 domain-containing protein codes for the protein MSYTFHRELEMPFDAAVEHVTQALAAKGFGVLTEIDVAATLRKKLDVDFRPYRILGACNPGMAYQALQEEDRIGAMLPCNVIVQDRGEGKVEVAAIDPVASMQAVDNPHLGRVAEQVQSMLREVVEGL
- a CDS encoding DUF2892 domain-containing protein, whose translation is MNLNEYLRAIAGFFVLLSVALGYWVHPGFFLFTAFVGLNLLQSAFTGWCPMITFLRALKVRE